The following coding sequences are from one Pseudonocardia sp. HH130630-07 window:
- a CDS encoding FHA domain-containing protein FhaB/FipA: MPELVLQLTRGGFLALLWLFVLLALQVVRSDLYTASGLKAAVPGRGGSRAPRARGGGRGKTARQLLVTQGPLAGSRITLDSRPILIGRADDSTLKLDDDYASTRHARISQQGDDWYVEDLGSTNGTYLERNKVTGPTRVPLGTPVRIGKTVIELRS, encoded by the coding sequence GTGCCGGAACTGGTGCTGCAGCTGACCAGGGGTGGGTTCCTCGCCCTGCTCTGGCTGTTCGTCCTGCTCGCGCTGCAGGTGGTGCGCTCCGACCTGTACACGGCGTCCGGGCTGAAGGCCGCCGTGCCCGGTCGCGGCGGCAGCCGGGCCCCCCGAGCACGCGGTGGCGGCCGCGGCAAGACCGCCCGCCAGCTGCTGGTGACCCAGGGCCCGCTGGCCGGGAGCCGGATCACGTTGGACTCCCGGCCGATCCTGATCGGCCGGGCCGACGACTCCACGCTCAAGCTCGACGACGACTACGCCTCGACCCGCCACGCCCGCATCTCCCAGCAGGGAGACGACTGGTACGTCGAGGATCTCGGGTCGACGAACGGCACCTATCTGGAACGTAATAAGGTCACCGGGCCCACCCGGGTCCCCCTGGGGACACCGGTCCGTATCGGCAAGACGGTGATCGAGCTGCGATCGTGA
- a CDS encoding 5-methyltetrahydropteroyltriglutamate--homocysteine S-methyltransferase, with product MSETASSAGVRTVPPFRADHVGSLLRPPALRAARERHAAGELDEAGLRAAEDAAITDVVALQEAAGLRSATDGEFRRTSWHMDFIYRLGGVSQTSGRVRVAMRNASGRTDFTSAGMVVDDRVRLAEPIFTSAFDYLSTQVTTATPKLTIPSPSMVYARGGRSAISAEVYPDVEGFWTDLSAAYADELRAVYDRGCRYLQLDDTALAYLNDPAHRARLAESGDDPASQHLRYIRQINAAIADRPSDLAVTTHMCRGNYRSSWAAEGGYDHVAEALFGELAVDGFFCEFDDERSGGFEPLRFVPAGKQVVLGLVTTKTGTLEDPDVLKRRIDDAARYVPLEQLCLSPQCGFSSTVEGNELTADDQRRKLELIVSVAEDVWGR from the coding sequence ATGTCCGAGACAGCGTCGTCCGCCGGAGTCCGCACCGTCCCGCCGTTCCGGGCCGACCACGTCGGCAGTCTGCTGCGCCCGCCCGCGCTGCGCGCCGCCCGGGAGCGGCACGCCGCCGGGGAGCTGGACGAGGCCGGTCTGCGGGCCGCCGAGGACGCCGCGATCACCGACGTCGTCGCGCTGCAGGAGGCGGCCGGGCTCCGGTCGGCGACCGACGGGGAGTTCCGGCGGACGTCGTGGCACATGGACTTCATCTACCGGCTCGGCGGTGTCTCGCAGACCTCCGGCCGGGTCCGGGTCGCCATGCGCAACGCGTCCGGGCGGACCGACTTCACCTCCGCCGGGATGGTGGTGGACGACCGCGTCCGGCTCGCCGAGCCGATCTTCACCTCGGCCTTCGACTACCTGTCCACGCAGGTCACGACGGCCACGCCGAAGCTCACGATCCCCTCGCCCAGCATGGTCTACGCGCGCGGCGGCCGGTCCGCGATCTCGGCGGAGGTCTACCCCGACGTCGAGGGGTTCTGGACGGACCTGTCCGCGGCCTACGCCGACGAGCTGCGCGCCGTGTACGACCGCGGCTGCCGCTACCTGCAGCTCGACGACACCGCGCTCGCGTACCTCAACGACCCGGCGCACCGGGCCCGGCTCGCGGAGTCCGGCGACGACCCGGCCAGCCAGCACCTGCGCTACATCCGCCAGATCAACGCGGCGATCGCGGACCGGCCGTCGGACCTGGCCGTGACCACTCACATGTGCCGGGGGAACTACCGGTCGTCGTGGGCGGCGGAGGGCGGCTACGACCACGTGGCCGAGGCGTTGTTCGGCGAGCTGGCCGTGGACGGCTTCTTCTGCGAGTTCGACGACGAGCGCTCCGGCGGGTTCGAGCCGCTGCGCTTCGTCCCGGCCGGCAAGCAGGTCGTGCTCGGGCTGGTGACGACGAAGACCGGCACGCTGGAGGACCCGGACGTGCTGAAGCGGCGGATCGACGACGCCGCCCGTTACGTGCCGCTGGAGCAGCTGTGCCTGTCCCCGCAGTGCGGGTTCTCCTCCACGGTGGAGGGCAACGAGCTGACCGCCGACGACCAGCGCCGCAAGCTGGAGCTGATCGTCTCGGTGGCGGAGGACGTCTGGGGGCGCTGA
- a CDS encoding IclR family transcriptional regulator, which produces MTGTGGGGAGLRRALRVLEAVAEAGDGVTAKALARRLDLPLPTAYRLLGILIEEGYLVRLHAERGYGLGYRVVGLYRGMTERIVPAAPARQILADLHERVGAATVLVVLRASDVVVAHSETCAAHPGPGAVPGEPLPAHATAPGKALLAGLDAGRLAEVLGPGPGTLAALTPHTLTDRRMLDRDLMRVRSARIAVEVEEHARGRAGLAVAVPAASGPAALAVVVSRADFADRRWELERAVRDAAEPLARHLAASAPVTAPG; this is translated from the coding sequence GTGACGGGCACCGGGGGTGGCGGCGCCGGGCTGCGCCGGGCGCTGCGGGTGCTGGAGGCGGTCGCCGAGGCCGGGGACGGGGTGACGGCCAAGGCGCTCGCCCGCCGGCTCGACCTGCCGCTGCCGACGGCGTACCGGCTGCTCGGGATCCTGATCGAGGAGGGCTACCTGGTCCGGCTGCACGCGGAGCGGGGCTACGGGCTCGGCTACCGGGTGGTCGGCCTCTACCGGGGCATGACCGAGCGGATCGTCCCCGCGGCCCCGGCCCGCCAGATCCTGGCCGACCTGCACGAGCGGGTCGGCGCCGCGACCGTGCTGGTGGTGCTGCGGGCGTCGGACGTGGTGGTGGCGCACAGCGAGACCTGCGCGGCGCACCCCGGGCCGGGGGCCGTGCCGGGGGAGCCGCTGCCCGCGCACGCCACGGCACCGGGGAAGGCCCTGCTGGCCGGGCTGGACGCCGGCCGGCTGGCCGAGGTGCTGGGCCCGGGGCCGGGCACGCTCGCCGCGCTGACCCCGCACACGCTGACCGACCGGCGGATGCTCGACCGCGATCTCATGCGGGTGCGGTCGGCGCGGATCGCCGTCGAGGTCGAGGAGCACGCCCGCGGCCGGGCCGGGCTGGCGGTCGCGGTACCGGCCGCGTCCGGGCCCGCGGCGCTCGCCGTCGTCGTCAGCCGGGCCGACTTCGCCGACCGGCGGTGGGAGCTGGAACGGGCGGTGCGCGACGCCGCCGAGCCACTGGCCCGGCACCTCGCCGCCTCCGCACCGGTGACCGCACCCGGGTGA
- a CDS encoding uridine kinase translates to MTGAFRPVDRDALAAHLADRAATTTGRLRLIVDGPPPAAPVELGRAVAARLRAGGRDAIAVDDFLRPASVRLELGRTDPDMFLDGWLDEPALRREVLDPMGPDGSGAVLPRLRDTRRDRAFRDEPVPLGATGVVVLTGGRLLGRGLPAELTVHLRMTRGALGRRLDPDLAWTAPAWARYETEGDPGAYAEVLVMSDHPDRPALRDQ, encoded by the coding sequence GTGACGGGTGCGTTCCGACCGGTCGACCGCGACGCGCTCGCCGCGCACCTGGCGGACCGGGCCGCGACGACCACCGGCCGGCTGCGGCTGATCGTCGACGGTCCGCCGCCCGCCGCGCCGGTGGAACTGGGCCGGGCGGTCGCCGCCCGGTTGCGCGCCGGGGGCCGCGACGCCATCGCCGTCGACGACTTCCTCCGGCCGGCGTCCGTCCGGCTGGAGCTCGGCCGCACCGACCCGGACATGTTCCTGGACGGGTGGCTGGACGAACCCGCGCTGCGCCGCGAGGTGCTCGACCCGATGGGCCCGGACGGGTCGGGGGCGGTCCTGCCCCGGCTGCGCGACACCCGGCGCGACCGTGCGTTCCGCGACGAACCGGTACCGCTGGGCGCAACCGGCGTGGTCGTGCTGACCGGGGGACGGCTGCTGGGGCGCGGCCTGCCGGCCGAGCTGACGGTGCACCTGCGGATGACCCGCGGGGCACTGGGACGGCGGCTCGACCCGGACCTGGCCTGGACGGCACCGGCCTGGGCCCGCTACGAGACGGAGGGCGATCCGGGTGCCTACGCCGAGGTGCTGGTCATGAGTGACCACCCGGATCGGCCCGCGCTGCGTGACCAGTAG
- a CDS encoding iron-sulfur cluster assembly protein: MTPGPVDGTVAQAVWAALGTVLDPELDEPITDLDFVESCTVSGRGEVTVGLRLPTFFCAPNFSFLMVADAYDAVTAVPGVTRAQVTLADHHASDEINGGVAAHAGFVKSFEGSLNGEAAAELDELRHTFLAKSALAGQDRVARPLVDAGRTPEELAALTLGDLTGTVADTDELTRMRRRRETIGLPAGDDAPLLIHADGSPVQVAQVPLHLRRARLQRVGIETNGEYCKSLLKLRYDPAPAAATP; this comes from the coding sequence GTGACCCCCGGGCCTGTCGACGGCACCGTCGCGCAGGCCGTGTGGGCCGCACTGGGGACGGTGCTCGATCCGGAGCTGGACGAGCCGATCACGGACCTCGACTTCGTCGAGTCGTGCACCGTCTCCGGCCGCGGCGAGGTCACGGTGGGCCTGCGGCTGCCGACGTTCTTCTGCGCGCCGAACTTCTCGTTCCTGATGGTCGCCGACGCCTACGACGCGGTGACGGCCGTCCCCGGGGTGACCCGGGCCCAGGTGACGCTGGCCGACCACCACGCGTCCGACGAGATCAACGGAGGGGTCGCGGCGCACGCCGGCTTCGTGAAGTCGTTCGAGGGCTCGCTGAACGGCGAGGCCGCGGCGGAGCTGGACGAACTGCGCCACACGTTCCTGGCCAAGTCCGCGCTGGCCGGCCAGGACCGGGTGGCGAGACCGCTGGTCGACGCCGGCCGCACGCCCGAGGAGCTCGCCGCACTGACCCTCGGGGACCTGACCGGGACCGTCGCCGACACCGACGAGCTGACCCGGATGCGCCGTCGCCGGGAGACCATCGGCCTGCCCGCAGGTGACGACGCCCCCCTGCTGATCCACGCGGACGGCTCACCGGTGCAGGTGGCACAGGTCCCGCTGCACCTGCGCCGGGCCCGCCTGCAACGCGTGGGCATCGAGACGAACGGCGAGTACTGCAAGTCCCTCCTGAAACTCCGCTACGACCCCGCCCCAGCAGCAGCCACCCCCTAA
- a CDS encoding PP2C family protein-serine/threonine phosphatase, producing MTLVLRYSARSDRGLVRQNNQDAVYAGPRLLALADGMGGHAAGEVASSLVISALAPLDDDVPGDDLLAELRDATHEGNDAISRHVADAPDLEGMGTTLTAILFAGSRLGMVHVGDSRCYLLRGGEFAQITKDDTFVQSLIDEGRITEEESHTHPQRSLLLRAITGQDVDPSLSIREARAGDRFLLCSDGLSGPVSDETLHQTLEDYLDPRECADRMIELALRGGGPDNITCIVADVVDVAYADDAPIIGGSAGRSPRAGDGDYHRDERVPHTSAQRAAATTLPRTEPVRLEPARPEPAGRRRGLRSVLALLGVLVVLAAGVLVARALVLQQYYVGVAQEQVAIYQGVRGNVLGIPLQRVTERSDIGLDDLPQTVRTQLTGGIVSDDGEAGARGTLDRLREQMLPLCSTLNPPAPPVVAPPAVPGGPPVTTTPLPTVTPEPGRNCRLDG from the coding sequence GTGACACTGGTGCTGCGCTACTCGGCCCGTAGTGACCGCGGCCTCGTCCGGCAGAACAACCAGGACGCCGTCTACGCGGGCCCCCGTCTGCTGGCGCTGGCCGACGGGATGGGCGGTCACGCCGCGGGCGAGGTCGCCTCGTCCCTGGTCATCTCCGCGCTGGCCCCGCTCGACGACGACGTGCCCGGCGACGACCTGCTCGCCGAGCTCCGCGACGCGACCCACGAGGGCAACGACGCGATCTCCCGGCACGTCGCCGACGCCCCCGACCTCGAAGGCATGGGGACGACGCTGACGGCGATCCTGTTCGCCGGTTCCCGGCTGGGCATGGTGCACGTCGGCGACTCCCGCTGCTACCTGCTCCGGGGCGGCGAGTTCGCCCAGATCACGAAGGACGACACGTTCGTCCAGTCGCTGATCGACGAGGGGCGGATCACCGAGGAGGAGTCGCACACCCACCCCCAGCGTTCGCTGCTGCTGCGGGCCATCACCGGTCAGGACGTCGACCCCTCGCTGTCCATCCGCGAGGCCCGCGCCGGCGACCGCTTCCTGCTGTGCTCGGACGGCCTGTCCGGTCCGGTCAGCGACGAGACGCTGCACCAGACGCTGGAGGACTACCTCGATCCCCGCGAGTGCGCCGACCGCATGATCGAGCTGGCGCTGCGCGGCGGCGGGCCGGACAACATCACCTGCATCGTCGCCGACGTCGTGGACGTCGCCTACGCCGACGACGCGCCGATCATCGGCGGCTCGGCGGGCCGCAGCCCGCGCGCCGGGGACGGCGACTACCACCGCGACGAGCGGGTCCCGCACACCTCCGCCCAGCGGGCCGCGGCCACCACCCTGCCCCGCACCGAGCCCGTCCGGCTGGAACCGGCCCGGCCCGAGCCCGCCGGCCGGCGGCGCGGGCTGCGCTCGGTGCTCGCCCTGCTCGGCGTGCTGGTGGTGCTGGCGGCCGGCGTGCTCGTGGCGCGCGCACTCGTCCTGCAGCAGTACTACGTGGGCGTGGCCCAGGAGCAGGTCGCGATCTACCAGGGGGTGCGCGGCAACGTGCTCGGCATCCCGCTGCAACGGGTCACCGAGCGCTCCGACATCGGCCTCGACGACCTGCCGCAGACGGTGCGGACGCAGCTCACCGGCGGGATCGTGTCCGACGACGGCGAGGCCGGCGCCCGCGGCACCCTGGACCGGCTCCGCGAGCAGATGCTGCCGCTGTGCTCGACGCTGAACCCGCCGGCCCCGCCGGTCGTCGCACCGCCCGCCGTTCCCGGTGGCCCGCCGGTGACGACCACCCCGCTGCCGACCGTGACCCCGGAGCCGGGCCGGAACTGCCGGCTCGACGGCTGA
- a CDS encoding FtsW/RodA/SpoVE family cell cycle protein — translation MAAVNGPDTPTTHSGRGIELLMLGLAAVLTTGALVLVEANQEQSLTTDLLFVGLAYLVLFAAAHVAVRWLAPYADPLILPSVALLNGIGLVMIHRLDLARAARAELLGREIPSGLISAQITWTVAGLALFALVLFFLRDHRTLARYGYTAGFVGLVLLALPAALPSSISEVNGAKLWIRIPGGPGIQPGEFAKILLIIFFAAYLVQKRDLLSTAGRRFLGMELPRARDLAPLLAAWGLSIGIMVFSRDLGSSLLIFGLVLVLLYTATERISWMVIGLTAFAAGASVAYQLFAHVRVRVQIWLDPFEDYEGGGFQLAQALFGLGTGGVGGTGLGAGRPDLVPFAESDFIFSSLGEELGLIGLAAILVVYLVLITRGLRSALAVRDSYGKLLATGLAFSVALQIFVVIGGVTKLIPLTGLTLPFLSYGGSSLLANYALVAILLRISHVARAPLPKRPPQQRAPIAEASTELVQRPRGGTTPTPATPERSDQ, via the coding sequence ATGGCCGCGGTCAACGGCCCCGACACGCCGACGACGCACTCCGGCCGGGGCATCGAGCTGCTCATGCTCGGCCTGGCCGCCGTCCTCACGACCGGCGCGCTGGTGCTGGTCGAGGCCAACCAGGAGCAGTCGCTCACCACGGACCTGCTGTTCGTCGGACTGGCCTACCTGGTGTTGTTCGCCGCCGCGCACGTCGCGGTGCGGTGGCTGGCGCCCTACGCCGACCCGCTGATCCTCCCGTCGGTGGCGCTGCTCAACGGCATCGGCCTGGTGATGATCCACCGGCTCGACCTGGCCAGGGCCGCGCGCGCCGAGCTGCTCGGCCGGGAGATCCCGAGCGGGCTGATCTCGGCGCAGATCACCTGGACCGTGGCCGGGCTGGCGTTGTTCGCCCTGGTGCTGTTCTTCCTGCGCGACCACCGGACGCTGGCCCGCTACGGCTACACGGCCGGTTTCGTCGGCCTCGTGCTGCTGGCGCTGCCCGCGGCGCTGCCGTCGTCGATCTCCGAGGTCAACGGCGCGAAGCTGTGGATCCGGATCCCCGGTGGCCCGGGCATCCAGCCCGGCGAGTTCGCGAAGATCCTGCTGATCATCTTCTTCGCCGCCTACCTGGTCCAGAAGCGCGACCTGCTGTCCACCGCGGGCCGCCGGTTCCTCGGCATGGAGCTCCCGCGGGCCCGGGACCTGGCGCCGCTGCTCGCCGCGTGGGGCCTGTCGATCGGCATCATGGTCTTCTCCCGCGACCTCGGCAGCTCGCTGCTGATCTTCGGCCTGGTGCTGGTGCTGCTCTACACCGCGACCGAGCGGATCTCCTGGATGGTCATCGGGCTCACGGCGTTCGCCGCCGGGGCCTCGGTGGCCTACCAGCTGTTCGCCCACGTCCGGGTGCGGGTGCAGATCTGGCTGGACCCGTTCGAGGACTACGAGGGCGGCGGCTTCCAGCTCGCCCAGGCCCTGTTCGGGCTCGGCACCGGCGGCGTCGGCGGCACCGGGCTCGGGGCCGGGCGGCCCGATCTCGTCCCGTTCGCCGAGTCCGACTTCATCTTCTCCTCGCTCGGCGAGGAGCTCGGCCTGATCGGCCTGGCCGCGATCCTGGTCGTCTACCTGGTCCTGATCACCCGCGGCCTGCGCTCGGCGCTCGCCGTGCGGGACTCCTACGGCAAGCTGCTCGCGACCGGTCTGGCGTTCTCGGTGGCGCTGCAGATCTTCGTGGTCATCGGCGGGGTGACCAAGCTGATCCCGCTGACCGGTCTGACCCTGCCGTTCCTGTCCTACGGTGGGTCCTCGCTGCTGGCGAACTACGCGCTGGTCGCCATCCTGCTGCGGATCTCGCACGTGGCCAGGGCGCCGTTGCCCAAGCGGCCGCCGCAGCAACGCGCGCCGATCGCCGAGGCCAGCACCGAGCTCGTCCAGCGCCCGCGCGGGGGGACCACCCCGACGCCCGCCACCCCGGAGAGGAGTGACCAGTGA
- a CDS encoding DUF3662 and FHA domain-containing protein, translating into MGRVDRFERRLQGFVGDAFARVFGGSVVPQEVAQALLREAEDNIEQLAGGRLLAPNRYTVLLSPSDLDRMAGDEDGVVRSLSSHVAKELTDQGWDTYGEVVVFLERSEALHTGQFRTRSAVDPDASRRAATRARTAGEAPMSQQPGHPEENGQYGYDRGAPGGYGQQTYAPPGYDHEQGQQGYGQQQGGYDQYGQPQGYGQPQGGYDQQQGGYDQYGQQQGYQQQQGYADPNQGYGGYGQQQQGYQQQGYDQGGYDGYGQQQGYGQQQGYGQQQGYGQQQGYGQPQGYQQGYGQPQQGYGQPQGGYDQYGQPQGYGQPQQGYDQGGYDQGYDGQGYGGQGGWGAPAQLTAMLILDDGSNRNYQLAEGTHVIGRGQDSNFRLPDTGVSRRHLEVTWDGQVATLNDLGSTNGSTVNNSPVQSCQLTDGDVIRVGHSSLVFRTQG; encoded by the coding sequence TTGGGCCGCGTGGATCGCTTCGAGCGCCGACTTCAGGGGTTCGTGGGCGACGCCTTCGCGCGGGTCTTCGGAGGCAGTGTCGTCCCACAGGAAGTCGCACAGGCACTGCTGAGGGAAGCCGAGGACAACATCGAGCAGCTCGCCGGAGGTCGCCTGCTGGCGCCCAACCGGTACACCGTGTTGCTCAGTCCCAGTGATCTCGACCGGATGGCGGGCGACGAGGACGGGGTCGTCAGATCCCTGTCGTCGCACGTGGCCAAGGAACTCACCGACCAGGGCTGGGACACCTATGGTGAGGTCGTAGTCTTCCTAGAGCGCTCCGAGGCGCTGCACACGGGACAGTTCCGCACCCGCTCCGCTGTCGACCCCGATGCTTCCCGTCGGGCCGCCACCAGAGCACGCACCGCAGGAGAAGCACCCATGAGCCAGCAACCGGGCCACCCCGAGGAGAACGGGCAGTACGGATACGACCGGGGCGCCCCCGGCGGGTACGGCCAGCAGACCTACGCGCCCCCGGGGTACGACCACGAGCAGGGCCAGCAGGGCTACGGCCAGCAGCAGGGCGGGTACGACCAGTACGGCCAGCCCCAGGGCTACGGCCAGCCCCAGGGCGGGTACGACCAGCAGCAGGGCGGCTACGACCAGTACGGCCAGCAGCAGGGCTACCAGCAGCAGCAGGGCTACGCCGACCCGAACCAGGGTTACGGCGGCTACGGCCAGCAGCAGCAGGGTTACCAGCAGCAGGGCTACGACCAGGGCGGCTACGACGGCTACGGCCAGCAGCAGGGCTACGGCCAGCAGCAGGGCTACGGCCAGCAGCAGGGCTACGGCCAGCAGCAGGGCTACGGCCAGCCCCAGGGCTACCAGCAGGGCTACGGGCAGCCGCAGCAGGGTTACGGCCAGCCCCAGGGCGGCTACGACCAGTACGGCCAGCCGCAGGGCTACGGCCAGCCGCAGCAGGGCTACGACCAGGGCGGCTACGACCAGGGCTACGACGGCCAGGGTTACGGCGGCCAGGGTGGCTGGGGCGCACCGGCGCAGCTGACCGCGATGCTGATCCTGGACGACGGGTCGAACCGCAACTACCAGCTCGCCGAGGGCACCCACGTGATCGGGCGCGGCCAGGACTCCAACTTCCGGCTGCCGGACACCGGGGTCTCCCGCCGGCACCTGGAGGTCACCTGGGACGGCCAGGTCGCGACCCTGAACGACCTGGGGTCGACCAACGGCAGCACGGTGAACAACTCGCCGGTCCAGTCCTGCCAGCTGACCGACGGCGACGTGATCCGCGTGGGTCACTCCAGCCTGGTCTTCCGGACCCAGGGCTGA
- a CDS encoding amidohydrolase family protein, with product MYEKDGEKYFIVDSHCHFWDASRENWVEGREQYAKGWIDCFYGYHQLGPPETHWDWEHYLKVSADDFERDMFVEGHVDHAIFQSTYLKEWYKNGFNTIEQNAELLERFGNKLIVNGRFDPRDGDEGLRQLEADHAKYGFTGVKLYTAEWNGDSRGFKLTDPEAYRFLQAAQDMGVKNVHIHKGPTIWPLDKDAFDVADVDHAATDFQGLNFVVEHVGLPRIEDFCFMAVQEPNVYAGLSVVIGGLMHARPKFFAKVMGELLFWVGEDKMLYGGDYNIWTPKWQVEGLVDWQMPDDDQFSDYPRLTTASKKKILGLNAAKLYDIEVPADMQLPDTTADEAMAPGEELVDNTAGAKA from the coding sequence ATGTACGAGAAGGATGGCGAGAAGTACTTCATCGTCGACTCGCACTGCCACTTCTGGGACGCCTCCCGGGAGAACTGGGTGGAGGGCCGCGAGCAGTACGCCAAGGGCTGGATCGACTGCTTCTACGGCTACCACCAGCTCGGCCCGCCCGAGACGCACTGGGACTGGGAGCACTACCTCAAGGTCTCCGCGGACGACTTCGAGCGCGACATGTTCGTCGAGGGCCACGTCGACCACGCGATCTTCCAGTCGACGTACCTCAAGGAGTGGTACAAGAACGGCTTCAACACGATCGAGCAGAACGCCGAACTGCTGGAGCGCTTCGGCAACAAGCTCATCGTCAACGGCCGGTTCGACCCGCGCGACGGCGACGAGGGGCTCCGCCAGCTCGAGGCGGACCACGCGAAGTACGGCTTCACCGGCGTGAAGCTCTACACCGCGGAGTGGAACGGCGACTCCCGCGGCTTCAAGCTGACCGACCCGGAGGCGTACCGCTTCCTGCAGGCGGCGCAGGACATGGGCGTCAAGAACGTCCACATCCACAAGGGCCCGACGATCTGGCCGCTGGACAAGGACGCGTTCGACGTCGCCGACGTCGACCACGCGGCCACCGACTTCCAGGGGCTCAACTTCGTCGTCGAGCACGTGGGCCTGCCGCGGATCGAGGACTTCTGCTTCATGGCGGTGCAGGAGCCGAACGTCTACGCCGGGCTGTCGGTCGTCATCGGCGGCCTGATGCACGCCCGTCCCAAGTTCTTCGCCAAGGTCATGGGCGAGCTGCTGTTCTGGGTCGGCGAGGACAAGATGCTCTACGGCGGCGACTACAACATCTGGACGCCGAAGTGGCAGGTCGAGGGCCTGGTCGACTGGCAGATGCCGGACGACGACCAGTTCTCCGACTACCCGCGGCTCACCACGGCCAGCAAGAAGAAGATCCTCGGCCTGAACGCCGCGAAGCTCTACGACATCGAGGTCCCGGCCGACATGCAGCTGCCGGACACCACCGCCGACGAGGCGATGGCTCCGGGCGAGGAGCTGGTCGACAACACGGCGGGGGCCAAGGCGTGA
- a CDS encoding class I SAM-dependent methyltransferase, with translation MQERVLAGARPGARLLDVGCGAGGLLAGATAAGLVVSGVDVDRRALGAARRRVPGAALAVADAHDLPFDAAGFDLVTLVQVLEHLADPGAALREAGRVCAPGGAVRATVWGAPQECDAAVIGAALAPLSGAAPDPRRRAPSLTDPDRLTALAGRAGLAVREVAVVRVPTDHPDPDDLVAGVLGSAPGRHAARAVGPGAVREALLDALAPFRTGDGYRLTDTVRILDATPVPPVA, from the coding sequence ATGCAGGAACGGGTCCTGGCCGGAGCGCGTCCCGGCGCCCGGCTGCTGGACGTCGGGTGCGGCGCCGGCGGGCTGCTCGCCGGGGCGACGGCCGCCGGGCTCGTCGTGTCCGGTGTGGACGTCGATCGGCGCGCTCTCGGCGCGGCCCGGCGCCGGGTCCCGGGCGCGGCACTGGCGGTCGCCGACGCGCACGACCTGCCGTTCGACGCCGCCGGGTTCGATCTCGTCACGCTGGTCCAGGTGCTGGAACACCTGGCGGATCCGGGTGCTGCGCTGCGCGAGGCGGGCCGGGTGTGCGCACCGGGCGGCGCGGTGCGGGCGACCGTCTGGGGTGCGCCGCAGGAGTGCGACGCGGCCGTGATCGGTGCGGCGCTGGCCCCGCTCAGCGGCGCCGCCCCGGACCCGCGGCGGCGGGCGCCGTCGCTGACCGATCCCGACCGGCTGACGGCACTGGCGGGCCGGGCCGGGCTGGCGGTGCGGGAGGTCGCCGTCGTCCGGGTGCCGACGGACCATCCGGATCCCGACGACCTGGTCGCCGGGGTGCTCGGCTCGGCACCGGGCCGGCACGCCGCCCGTGCGGTGGGCCCCGGCGCGGTGCGCGAGGCGCTCCTGGATGCCCTGGCCCCCTTCCGGACGGGCGACGGCTACCGCCTGACGGACACCGTCCGCATCCTGGACGCCACGCCCGTCCCACCCGTCGCCTGA